A genome region from Sphingobacteriales bacterium includes the following:
- a CDS encoding S9 family peptidase: MIRNFVFLLWSGCLLAGFTLTAQNKDITIEDIWKNYLFYPESVQGLNSMKDGLHYTLLDEGEQGVEINQYAYASGEKTTTLVKAADLKVDGKALKIEDYKFSADENKLLIATDVEPIYRHSTQENNYVYDIRNRKLQSLVGNEKGGKQRFATLAPQGNRVAFVRNNNLFITDLDMIKTFAITTDGKVNEVINGATDWVYEEEFSFDVAFFWSPDGSKIAYYRFDESQVREFNMPKYDSLYPSDYRFKYPKAGEDNAKVSIHIYDLKSGKTSNLQLGDYEYIPRIKWTQSSEYLTVIKMNRHQDELDLLLVKTSDGSIKTLLQEKSNTYIDISDDLTFLPDNEGFIWSSDRDGFRHLYYYDFNGGTSRQLTKGNWDITKFYGIDSDKNLYFQAAMQQPMQREIYRLTLKGGKPMLLTATAGMNEAAFSSGMKYFINTHSDLHAPPFVSLHNSEGKAIRTLVDNADLKKRLADYRLGKQEFFQFTTSYGQTLNGWMIKPPQFDPSKKYPVLMHVYGGPGVQTVEDAWEGFNQMWHQMLAQQGYIVVSVDNRGTGARGSEFQKATYLQLGKLETEDQIEAAQWLGKQNYVDASRIGIWGWSYGGYMSSLCILKGNDVFKTAIAVAPVTNWKYYDSIYTERYMRTPQENTGYDENSPINFVDRLKGNYLLIHGTADDNVHFQNTVEMVSALQKAGKQFDLMIYPDKNHGIYGGNTRYHLYELMTKFIKEKL; the protein is encoded by the coding sequence CTGCACTATACGTTGTTAGATGAAGGCGAACAAGGTGTAGAGATTAATCAGTATGCTTATGCAAGCGGCGAAAAAACTACCACTTTGGTAAAAGCTGCCGACTTAAAGGTAGATGGAAAAGCCCTGAAAATAGAAGATTATAAATTTTCTGCCGATGAAAATAAACTCCTCATTGCCACTGATGTAGAGCCGATTTATCGTCACTCTACGCAAGAAAACAACTATGTATATGATATACGCAACAGAAAACTGCAATCGTTGGTGGGAAATGAAAAAGGAGGAAAACAGCGTTTTGCTACCCTTGCTCCACAGGGCAATCGCGTTGCTTTTGTGCGCAACAACAACCTATTTATTACAGATTTGGATATGATAAAAACCTTTGCCATCACCACTGACGGCAAAGTGAATGAAGTGATTAATGGTGCTACCGACTGGGTGTATGAAGAAGAATTTAGCTTTGATGTGGCTTTCTTTTGGAGTCCTGACGGCAGTAAAATCGCTTATTACCGCTTTGACGAGAGCCAAGTGCGCGAATTTAACATGCCCAAATACGATTCGCTGTATCCCAGCGATTATCGCTTTAAATATCCCAAAGCCGGCGAAGACAATGCCAAAGTGAGTATCCATATTTATGATTTGAAAAGCGGAAAAACCAGCAACCTGCAATTGGGCGATTACGAATATATTCCGCGTATAAAATGGACTCAAAGCAGCGAATACCTAACTGTTATCAAAATGAACCGCCACCAAGATGAATTGGATTTATTGTTGGTAAAAACCTCTGACGGCAGTATTAAAACGCTTTTGCAGGAAAAAAGCAATACTTATATTGATATAAGCGATGACCTTACTTTTTTGCCTGATAATGAAGGATTTATATGGAGCAGCGACCGCGATGGATTTCGCCATTTGTATTATTACGATTTCAACGGCGGCACTTCGCGCCAGCTCACCAAAGGTAATTGGGATATAACCAAATTTTATGGTATCGACAGCGATAAAAACCTCTATTTTCAGGCGGCAATGCAACAACCTATGCAGCGCGAAATCTATCGCCTTACACTCAAAGGCGGCAAACCGATGCTATTAACCGCCACCGCAGGTATGAACGAAGCGGCTTTCAGTTCCGGTATGAAATATTTTATCAACACCCACAGCGACCTCCACGCACCTCCTTTTGTGTCGCTCCACAACTCCGAAGGCAAAGCCATTCGTACTTTGGTGGATAACGCCGACCTCAAAAAACGCCTCGCCGACTATCGTTTGGGCAAACAGGAGTTTTTTCAGTTTACGACCTCCTACGGACAAACGCTCAACGGCTGGATGATAAAACCTCCACAATTTGACCCTTCTAAAAAATATCCGGTGCTGATGCACGTATATGGCGGTCCCGGTGTGCAAACGGTAGAAGATGCTTGGGAGGGTTTTAATCAGATGTGGCATCAGATGTTGGCACAGCAGGGCTATATTGTGGTATCGGTGGACAATCGCGGTACGGGCGCACGCGGCAGCGAATTTCAAAAAGCCACTTATTTGCAACTCGGCAAACTTGAAACCGAAGACCAGATAGAAGCCGCACAATGGCTCGGCAAACAAAATTATGTAGATGCTTCGCGCATTGGAATATGGGGCTGGAGCTATGGAGGATATATGTCGAGTTTGTGTATTTTGAAAGGTAACGATGTGTTTAAAACCGCTATTGCCGTAGCTCCGGTAACTAACTGGAAATACTACGACAGCATCTACACCGAACGCTATATGCGCACTCCGCAGGAAAACACAGGCTACGACGAAAACTCACCCATTAATTTTGTGGACAGACTCAAAGGCAATTATTTACTCATTCACGGAACGGCAGATGATAATGTGCATTTTCAAAATACGGTAGAAATGGTGAGTGCGCTGCAAAAAGCAGGAAAACAATTTGACTTAATGATATATCCCGACAAAAATCACGGTATTTATGGCGGCAACACGCGCTATCATTTATACGAATTGATGACGAAATTTATCAAAGAGAAGTTATAG